One Spea bombifrons isolate aSpeBom1 chromosome 1, aSpeBom1.2.pri, whole genome shotgun sequence DNA window includes the following coding sequences:
- the HELT gene encoding hairy and enhancer of split-related protein HELT translates to MTVQYLRALHAADFPRGRDKDLLSEFANYFHYGYHECMKNLVHYLTTVERMETKDTKYARIVAFLQSKAHLSTEPLFSSLQEVDVSCQLYSSPTDYTSPCDSSFAPSPGGSLSWHGAARSPTLNYLSGPTAMPLQCTPPQQPHHNSFLSPMQSLDRCYLNLLGHSHPNNFSMHSAQHPGVL, encoded by the exons ATGACTGTCCAGTATCTAAGAGCATTACATGCGGCTGACTTTCCTAGAGGAAGAGACAAAG ATCTATTGTCTGAGTTTGCCAATTATTTCCACTATGGTTACCACGAATGCATGAAAAACCTGGTCCACTATCTGACCACTGTAGAAAGGATGGAAACTAAGGACACTAAGTACGCTCGAATTGTTGCCTTCCTCCAGTCCAAGGCCCACTTAAGCACAGAACCCCTCTTCAGCTCTCTGCAGGAGGTGGATGTGTCTTGTCAACTGTATTCCTCACCAACTGACTATACCAGCCCTTGTGACTCTTCCTTTGCACCAAGCCCTGGAGGATCGCTCTCATGGCATGGAGCAGCTAGAAGCCCCACACTGAATTATCTCTCAGGTCCTACAGCTATGCCACTCCAGTGCACCCCTCCACAACAACCACACCACAATAGCTTCCTGTCCCCCATGCAGAGTCTGGACAGATGCTACCTCAACTTGCTTGGACATTCCCACCCAAACAACTTTAGCATGCATAGTGCACAGCACCCTGGAGTTCTGTGA